A DNA window from Drosophila pseudoobscura strain MV-25-SWS-2005 chromosome 2, UCI_Dpse_MV25, whole genome shotgun sequence contains the following coding sequences:
- the LOC4800760 gene encoding chymotrypsin-2 produces MLWTGRLSLIYLVLLGSSLDVTFSKRLDRKVSDNRIVGGHEAEEGAAPYQVSIQTVWKTHICGGVILDKEWILTAGHCALDYGINDIRIVVGTNNRSEPGQMLYPDEALVHCLYDVPYIYNNDIGLIHVNESIIMNDRTQMVKLSSVQPPVGATVTLTGWGAPENSLPTVERLQTLNLTIIDHEECRKAWDYHEGIDIGHICTLTSAGEGACSGDSGGPIMWEGKLVGLVNWGRPCGVGLPDMYANTVYYQDWIRRTPTGCKNRVN; encoded by the exons ATGCTCTGGACTGGTCGTTTGTCTTTAATTTATCTGGTTCTGCTGGGCAGTTCCCTTGACGTCACATTTTCGAAACGATTGGATCGTAAAGTGTCGGACAACCGCATTGTGGGTGGCCACGAGGCCGAGGAGGGAGCGGCCCCTTATCAGGTGTCCATACAAACAGTCTGGAAGACGCACATCTGCGGCGGCGTCATCCTCGACAAGGAATGGATACTCACTGCCGGCCACTGTGCCCTGGACTACGGCATCAATGACATTAGGATTGTGGTGGGAACCAACAACCGCTCGGAGCCCGGACAGATGCTCTATCCGGATGAGGCGCTGGTGCACTGCCTCTACGACGTGCCGTACATATATAACAATGATATCGGACTAATCCACGTGAACGAATCGATCATCATGAATGATCGCACTCAGATGGTGAAGCTCAGCTCCGTGCAGCCTCCAGTGGGGGCCACAGTAACCCTGACTGGTTGGGGAGCTCCGGAGAACAGTTTGCCGACAGTCGAGCGCCTGCAGACCCTCAACCTGACGATCATCGATCACGAGGAGTGCCGCAAGGCCTGGGACTATCACGAGGGCATCGACATCGGACACATCTGCACCCTAACAAGCGCGGGAGAGGGGGCCTGCTCCGGCGACTCCGGCGGTCCAATCATGTGGGAGGGCAAGCTGGTGGGTCTGGTCAACTGGGGACGACCCTGCGGTGTTGGTCTCCCTGACAT GTATGCCAACACGGTTTACTATCAGGATTGGATCCGTAGGACTCCCACGGGATGCAAGAATCGGGTTAACTAG
- the LOC4800763 gene encoding chymotrypsin-2 — protein sequence MRSLWKITGLLGLILLTLQTAGALRLRGEQPPGVAGVNRHRTSDVNPSLAKSGPEGRVTGGTAATAGSWPWIVTLQNVYGYHICGGVIIDKDWILTAASCVAGLRPRNVIVVTGTTDWWDLNAIYYIVDSIHVHCNFDQPLYHNDVALLHMADSIEFNENTTSITLADIDELQEGEKLTFAGWGSPTASGTYERYLQEASGTYVPVEQCRTELGGTDDVDLGHVCVQLAAGKGACHGDTGGPLIDEQNRLVGIGNWGVPCGLGYPDVYARTAFYHDWLRTTMNGCTIS from the exons ATGAGATCTTTGTGGAAAATTACGGGGCTGCTCGGTCTGATTCTTCTGACCCTTCAGACAGCTGGAGCCCTGCGTTTGCGGGGGGAACAGCCTCCGGGTGTAGCTGGGGTCAATAGACATCGAACAAGTGATGTGAATCCGTCCTTGGCGAAGAGTGGGCCTGAGGGACGTGTGACCGGGGGCACAGCTGCCACGGCGGgaagctggccctggattgtgACTCTGCAGAATGTCTACGGCTATCATATCTGCGGAGGCGTCATCATCGACAAAGATTGGATTTTGACGGCCGCCAGTTGCGTCGCGGGCCTGAGGCCACGCAATGTGATAGTAGTCACAGGCACCACGGACTGGTGGGACCTCAACGCCATTTACTACATTGTGGACAGCATCCATGTCCACTGCAACTTCGACCAGCCGCTCTACCACAACGACGTGGCCCTGCTGCACATGGCGGATAGCATTGAGTTCAACGAGAACACCACTAGCATCACCCTGGCCGACATTGACGAGCTGCAGGAGGGCGAAAAGCTGACCTTTGCCGGCTGGGGCAGTCCCACGGCGAGTGGCACCTACGAGAGGTATCTGCAGGAGGCATCCGGCACCTATGTGCCGGTGGAGCAGTGCCGCACCGAGCTGGGTGGCACCGATGATGTGGACCTGGGACATGTGTGCGTGCAGTTGGCTGCCGGAAAAGGTGCTTGCCATGGCGACACCGGCGGACCACTGATCGATGAGCAGAATCGTCTAGTGGGCATTGGCAATTGGGGCGTGCCCTGTGGCCTCGGCTATCCG GATGTCTATGCCCGGACTGCCTTCTACCACGATTGGCTCCGCACCACCATGAACGGCTGCACCATCAGCTAG
- the LOC4800762 gene encoding chymotrypsin-2: protein MSCRIRILSSVVCLLLLLLVSFTQAELRRRAFTGASGATAANKFSSRVVGGEVSDVKAAPYQVSLQNSYGNHFCGGVIIHDQYVVTAASCLAGLRKNNVKVVTTTYNDWGLDGWEYAVEEIIPHCNFDQPLYHNDIALIKTKTLFAYDEVTQNITVAPLEDLVEGEKLTMYGWGSTSAAGDFEWELRQVDLTYVLTEKCNATYGGTADLDLGHLCAVGRVGAGACHGDAGGPLVDSQGRLVGVGNWGVPCGHGFPDIFARLSFYYSWIQSTINGCSIS, encoded by the exons ATGTCTTGCCGCATCCGTATACTCTCGTCGGTAGTCtgtctcctgctgctgctgctggtgtccTTCACCCAGGCAGAGCTCCGGCGTCGCGCCTTCACCGGCGCATCGGGCGCCACCGCCGCGAATAAGTTCAGTTCTCGTGTCGTGGGCGGCGAAGTGTCCGACGTTAAAGCGGCACCGTATCAGGTGTCGCTGCAGAACTCCTACGG AAATCACTTCTGCGGTGGTGTCATCATTCACGATCAGTATGTGGTCACGGCGGCCAGTTGTCTGGCTGGTCTGCGCAAGAACAACGTGAAGGTTGTGACCACCACGTACAACGATTGGGGTCTAGACGGCTGGGAGTATGCTGTGGAGGAGATCATTCCCCACTGCAACTTCGATCAGCCGCTGTATCACAATGACATAGCCCTGATTAAGACAAAGACGCTGTTCGCATACGACGAGGTTACACAGAACATTACAGTAGCACCACTGGAGGATCTGGTCGAGGGTGAGAAGCTTACTATGTACGGATGGGGCAGCACTTCGGCTGCCGGCGACTTTGAGTGGGAGCTGCGACAGGTCGATCTGACCTATGTGCTCACAGAGAAGTGCAATGCCACCTACGGGGGCACTGCGGATCTGGATCTGGGACACCTATGCGCCGTGGGACGGGTGGGCGCTGGAGCCTGTCATGGCGATGCCGGAGGACCGCTGGTCGACAGCCAGGGTCGCCTCGTAGGCGTCGGCAACTGGGGAGTGCCCTGCGGCCATGGATTTCCCGATATTTTCGCTCGCCTTAGCTTCTATTACAGCTGGATACAGTCCACGATCAACGGCTGCAGCATTTCCTAA
- the LOC4800765 gene encoding chymotrypsin-1 has translation MKFLLVTSVLLIIVSQCVAREIGVVRRHQRPHHLGTVKPETRVVGGTDAPAGFAPYQVSIMSTFGEHVCGGSIIGDRWILTAAHCLEWPTQYLKIVTGSNDYTKPGAEYLVDGAKVHCGHDKPAYHNDIALIHTAKPIVYNALTQPIQLASKGSLPKAGDTLTLTGWGSTRTWGRYVTDLQKIDLKYIAHSSCESKVRNINWLSEGHLCTFTQDGEGSCHGDSGGPLVDENGTLVGVVNWGEACAIGYPDVYGSVAYYRDWINEMMTEAGTAC, from the coding sequence ATGAAGTTCCTTCTAGTGACAAGTGTCCTGTTGATCATCGTTTCCCAATGCGTGGCGCGAGAGATTGGAGTAGTCCGTCGGCACCAGCGACCCCATCACCTGGGCACCGTTAAGCCAGAGACAAGGGTTGTGGGCGGCACCGATGCCCCCGCCGGTTTCGCCCCCTACCAGGTGTCCATCATGAGCACCTTTGGCGAGCATGTGTGCGGCGGCAGCATCATCGGCGATCGCTGGATCCTGACGGCCGCCCACTGCCTGGAGTGGCCCACACAGTACCTGAAGATCGTGACCGGCAGCAATGACTACACCAAGCCCGGCGCTGAGTATCTGGTAGATGGGGCCAAGGTCCACTGCGGTCACGACAAGCCCGCCTATCACAATGACATTGCACTCATCCACACGGCCAAGCCCATTGTCTATAATGCGCTGACGCAGCCCATCCAGCTGGCCAGCAAGGGCAGCCTCCCCAAGGCCGGGGACACGCTCACCCTGACTGGATGGGGCAGTACCCGCACCTGGGGACGCTATGTCACCGATCTGCAGAAGATCGATCTGAAGTACATCGCACATTCGAGCTGCGAGTCCAAGGTGCGCAATATCAACTGGCTGAGCGAGGGACACCTGTGCACCTTCACCCAGGACGGAGAAGGCTCCTGCCACGGCGACTCCGGCGGCCCGCTGGTGGACGAGAACGGAACCCTCGTGGGCGTCGTCAACTGGGGAGAGGCCTGCGCCATCGGGTATCCGGATGTGTACGGATCCGTGGCATACTATCGGGATTGGATAAATGAGATGATGACAGAAGCGGGCACCGCGTGCTAA
- the LOC4800764 gene encoding chymotrypsin-2, which translates to MLPFLYVLTIVAGSCCVSGQVLYPPQYTNTRIVGGEEASEGVAPYQISLQGAASGQHSCGGAIIDERWIITAAHCTRGKQATSFRVLAGTQDLQQNATKYYYPDRIVEHCNYEPRKYRNDIALLHLNESIVFDNATQPVELDHEPLVPGSRLLLTGWGTLSLGGEVPARLQSLEVKYVPFEQCRAAHDNSTRVDIGHVCTFNDKGRGACHGDSGGPLVHNGRLVALVNWGMPCARGYPDAHASIAYYHDFIRTHLSLSETESAEGTPEEMKVLRSRRHYS; encoded by the exons ATGTTGCCGTTTCTGTATGTGCTGACGATTGTCGCTGGCAGCTGCTGTGTCTCCGGCCAGGTGCTGTATCCACCGCAGTACACAAACACTCGGATTGTGGGTGGCGAGGAAGCATCCGAGGGCGTGGCCCCCTATCAGATATCGCTCCAAGGAGCAGCCAGTGGACAGCACTCCTGCGGCGGAGCCATCATCGATGAGCGCTGGATCATCACGGCTGCCCACTGTACTCGGGGCAAGCAGGCCACATCGTTCCGTGTGCTGGCTGGGACCCAGGACCTGCAGCAGAATGCAACGAAGTACTACTATCCGGACAGGATCGTCGAGCACTGCAACTACGAGCCGCGCAAATACCGTAACGACATTGCCCTGCTGCACCTGAACGAGTCGATTGTGTTCGACAATGCCACGCAGCCGGTGGAGCTGGACCACGAGCCACTGGTGCCTGGCTCCCGACTCCTGCTCACCGGCTGGGGCACTCTGTCGCTGGGCGGAGAGGTGCCTGCTCGCCTGCAGAGCCTGGAGGTCAAGTATGTGCCCTTCGAGCAGTGTAGAGCTGCCCACGACAACAGCACACGCGTGGACATTGGCCATGTCTGCACGTTCAACGACAAGGGACGAGGAGCCTGCCACGGCGACTCCGGCGGACCCCTGGTCCACAATGGCCGTCTAGTGGCTCTGGTCAATTGGGGCATGCCCTGTGCCCGGGGATATCCAG ATGCTCATGCCTCCATCGCATACTACCATGACTTCATACGCACTCACCTGAGTCTTTCCGAAACGGAGAGTGCCGAGGGAACTCCGGAGGAAATGAAAGTGTTGAGGAGTAGAAGACATTACAGCTAA
- the LOC6896904 gene encoding chymotrypsin-1-like — protein MIGDSKTRLCFLWLLLVCLAAGRHGVKRKSGQHGHHSHGRTVHMRSLNNSEEQVEIGDVVAPRNLSPWQVSIQDGAKNHKCSGAIVGKNWVITTAYCLSRAHLKRYRIVVGTQTLGAVSRFLKSYSIEYAIVHPHFDKPKKSNDIALIFTERSIQFNIQVKAIDLQGSPLPRDSLVMHTGWSWRKGEDKNKMRAVYHRVIPYKICLTHFDKKIRNPIEPGHLCLNVPKDSDFCLKETGGLLVHNRRLAGLSSFGTPCATGEPFIGTRISFYFDFIRTTMKGCIRCEKNTHFEARFFDL, from the coding sequence ATGATCGGAGATAGCAAAACGCGGCTGTGttttctgtggctgctgctagTGTGCCTGGCGGCAGGTCGACATGGAGTAAAGCGGAAATCAGGGCAACATGGACACCACAGCCATGGAAGAACCGTTCATATGCGAAGCCTGAACAATTCAGAAGAGCAAGTTGAGATTGGGGACGTGGTTGCCCCCAGGAATTTGTCACCATGGCAAGTGTCCATACAGGATGGAGCGAAGAACCACAAGTGCAGTGGAGCCATTGTAGGAAAGAATTGGGTAATAACGACAGCTTACTGCCTGAGCAGGGCTCATTTAAAGAGGTATCGCATTGTCGTCGGCACACAGACACTGGGAGCCGTAAGCCGGTTTCTAAAATCCTACTCAATCGAGTACGCGATCGTTCACCCGCACTTTGACAAGCCCAAGAAATCGAATGATATAGCACTGATCTTCACGGAGCGCAGCATTCAGTTCAACATCCAGGTCAAAGCCATTGATCTCCAGGGCTCACCCCTGCCCAGGGATTCGCTCGTGATGCACACGGGCTGGTCATGGCGGAAGGGAGAGGATAAGAACAAGATGCGTGCCGTCTATCACAGGGTCATTCCATACAAGATCTGTTTGACGCACTTCGACAAGAAGATTCGGAATCCCATTGAGCCCGGCCACTTGTGCTTGAATGTGCCCAAGGACAGTGATTTTTGCCTCAAGGAAACTGGCGGTCTTCTGGTGCACAACAGAAGACTAGCGGGTCTCAGTAGCTTCGGTACCCCCTGTGCCACTGGCGAGCCTTTTATAGGCACGCGAATCTCTTTCTACTTTGACTTCATACGGACCACGATGAAGGGATGTATTCGATGTgagaaaaacacacatttcGAAGCACGGTTCTTTGATTTGTAG
- the TwdlW gene encoding SWI/SNF chromatin-remodeling complex subunit SNF5: MKIFVTVLMGALALARADISLTQAGYNYRIQQQQQQQSQVQLQPPVVAHLLNQQLQQQQQQSSHPVLPPLPLPYLPPAGQYQSQAAVRPTSGSFPMPAGFPINFQTAPVQQHRRPRPRVRIPKRPIVTKNFFIHSAPEESDDEVQDELNQLAQQPRNHYNVLFVKTPAQTNRAAALNLAKTLKQEKTVVYVLAKKTTAADLQDAIADAPQHINKPEVFFIKYRTPEEAVNAQRQIQSQYDTLGGSSTITDEGVAPITSVVGSLDPPEEDEEEQQQQQQQQQQQAEGNFIDNGAGNNGGGAIGNHYLPANQY; this comes from the exons atgaAGATATTTGTG acGGTTCTGATGGGCGCCTTGGCGCTGGCCCGGGCTGACATCAGCCTCACCCAGGCGGGGTACAACTACCGcatccaacagcagcagcagcagcagtcgcaggtGCAGCTCCAGCCCCCAGTTGTGGCCCATCTGCTCaaccagcagctgcagcagcagcagcagcagtcgtcACATCCGGTGCTGccgcctctgccactgccctaTCTGCCACCAGCCGGCCAGTACCAGTCCCAGGCGGCCGTTCGTCCCACCTCTGGCTCGTTCCCCATGCCAGCTGGATTTCCCATCAATTTCCAGACCGCTCCCGTGCAGCAGCATCGTCGCCCCCGGCCACGTGTGAGAATACCCAAGAGGCCGATCGTGACCAAGAACTTCTTCATCCATTCGGCACCCGAGGAGTCCGACGATGAGGTTCAGGACGAGCTCAATCAGCTGGCCCAGCAGCCGCGCAACCATTACAACGTGCTGTTTGTCAAGACCCCGGCCCAGACGAACCGTGCCGCCGCCCTCAACCTGGCCAAGACCCTGAAGCAGGAGAAGACGGTCGTCTATGTGCTGGCCAAGAAGACCACCGCCGCTGACCTGCAGGACGCCATCGCCGATGCTCCGCAGCATATCAACAAGCCGGAGGTGTTCTTCATCAAGTACCGCACGCCCGAGGAGGCCGTCAATGCTCAGCGCCAGATTCAGTCGCAGTACGACACACTCGGAGGTAGCTCCACCATCACCGACGAGGGTGTGGCGCCCATCACCTCCGTGGTTGGCTCCCTTGACCCCCCAGAGGAGGAcgaagaggagcagcagcagcagcagcaacagcagcagcagcaggccgaAGGAAACTTCATCGACAACGGAGCTGGCAATAACGGCGGAGGCGCCATCGGCAATCATTACCTGCCCGCGAACCAGTACTAA
- the LOC26532952 gene encoding carbonic anhydrase 6-like, translated as MSKCKSQKMNKMTFVVIVMLAVQLAFVAAQENWLNLEHSIKGKFSQHDWPDVCRTGNKQSPIELNKAYTIPLTTELHIVNESMEQPHLALLYNGYVVIMHNFTHRIRLSGRKEFRDLSYMAEQIHFHCGAEHLLERERHDMEVQIVFRNESAASLKEALNQTKGLVIVSIVFAVSNVPSRAIAAIVDTLRGQSIVDEATWRVNEMNSIFLMRELYGEIGAYYQYHGSSTVPGCIENVEWIVKAGVQSLSRDQMDTLCNVGEGSSLARAHMSYRQLQNSNSRRVFYFKESHADNIRVFWNRARFIYIFLYGATVLYS; from the exons ATGTCAAAAtgtaaaagccaaaaaatgaataaaatgaCGTTCGTGGTGATTGTGATGCTAGCAGTTCAACTGGCATTTGTGGCAGCGCAAGAGAATTGGCTGAATTTAGAACACTCTATTAAAGGAAAATTTT ctcaacatgatTGGCCAGATGTTTGTAGAACTGGCAACAAGCAGAGTCCGATCGAGCTGAACAAGGCATATACCATACCCCTAACAACAGAGCTCCATATTGTCAACGAATCAATGGAGCAGCCGCATCTGGCCCTGCTCTACAACGGCTATGTGG TTATTATGCACAACTTCACGCACAGGATTCGGCTGAGTGGGCGTAAGGAGTTCAGGGATCTGAGCTATATGGCCGAGCAGATCCACTTCCATTGTGGGGCCGAGCATTTGCTGGAGCGTGAGCGCCATGACATGGAGGTTCAGATCGTGTTCCGCAACGAGTCGGCGGCCAGTCTGAAAGAGGCCCTGAACCAGACGAAGGGGCTGGTTATTGTAAGCATCGTCTTTGCGGTGTCCAATGTGCCCAGCCGGGCCATTGCCGCCATTGTGGATACGCTGCGCGGTCAGTCTATCGTGGACGAGGCCACATGGAGGGTCAATGAAATGAACTCGATATTCCTCATGAGGGAGCTATACGGTGAAATAGGAGCGTACTATCAGTATCACGGATCCTCGACAGTGCCCGGATGCATCGAGAATGTCGAGTGGATCGTCAAGGCCGGTGTGCAGAGCTTATCGCGGGATCAG ATGGACACCTTGTGCAATGTGGGAGAAGGTTCCAGTTTGGCACGGGCCCACATGAGCTATCGACAGCTGCAGAACTCCAATTCCCGACGGGTTTTCTACTTTAAAGAAAGCCACGCCGACAATATACGTGTGTTCTGGAATAGAGCCcggtttatttatatatttttgtatggcGCCACTGTTTTGTATTCTTGA
- the CAH7 gene encoding putative carbonic anhydrase 3: protein MHFVTISILVCCSLGLSWASEWGYPDLDNNKDAPFPDWGGLCDSGKRQSPINLAAKWSLRGKFDALKFQNYRYVQKNLEMVNNGHSIQIDDFDDVLVMEGGGLAHEYELEQIHLHWWSEHTINSVRYPLEVHIVHRNKLYPNMTIATNFKDGIVVLGVLFHVSNTPNDAIASIIKNLEDVKEYSRINKPVTVSSSLAVDDLMPQSTGNYYTYAGSLTTPSCAEAVIWIVFTETLPVTLEQVEQFKEIEYSNGKELHNNFRNLQSMNNRAVVLVELDDNRSGAAAGRTASLGLILILGLAAQKFVL, encoded by the exons ATGCATTTCGTTACCATCTCAATACTAg TGTGCTGCTCTCTGGGACTCAGCTGGGCCAGCGAGTGGGGCTATCCGGACTTGGACAACAATAAGGATGCGC CGTTTCCCGATTGGGGCGGTCTGTGCGATAGTGGCAAGAGACAGAGCCCCATCAATCTGGCGGCCAAGTGGTCGCTCCGGGGCAAGTTCGATGCGTTGAAGTTCCAGAACTACCGCTACGTCCAGAAGAATCTGGAAATGGTCAACAATGGCCATTCAA TACAAATCGATGATTTTGATGATGTGTTGGTGATGGAGGGTGGCGGCTTGGCACACGAGTACGAGCTGGAGCAGATCCACTTGCACTGGTGGTCGGAGCATACCATCAATAGCGTGCGATACCCCCTGGAAGTGCATATTGTGCACCGCAACAAGCTCTATCCCAACATGACGATAGCTACCAACTTTAAGGACGGCATTGTGGTCCTCGGCGTGCTCTTTCATGTTTCGAATACACCCAATGATGCCATCGCTTCCATCATCAAGAACCTGGAGGACGTGAAGGAATACAGTCGCATCAACAAGCCCGTTACGGTGTCCAGCTCCCTGGCGGTGGACGATCTGATGCCACAGTCAACGGGGAACTATTACACCTATGCTGGTTCTTTAACTACGCCATCCTGTGCCGAGGCCGTAATCTGGATTGTGTTCACCGAGACGCTTCCCGTGACCCTGGAACAGGTCGAGCAGTTCAAAGAGATCGAGTACTCAAATGGCAAGGAGTTGCACAACAACTTCAGAAACCTTCAGAGCATGAACAACCGAGCCGTGGTCCTGGTCGAGCTTGATGATAATCGTTCAGGCGCCGCAGCTGGTCGCACGGCCTCTCTCGGCCTGATCCTGATACTCGGACTGGCGGCCCAGAAGTTCGTCCTGTAG